From Deinococcus malanensis, the proteins below share one genomic window:
- a CDS encoding endonuclease III domain-containing protein, with protein MPPRASRPPLHEQTPPPDWLPEVIARLRAEYHPDLPLPRPERQVLDALLRTLLSQQNTSTVAARQFAALKAAYPRWEAALLDGPDGIETVLRDAGGGLARIKAGYIHGILAHLHEHLGTLDLAATRQLNDQEARNLLEGLPGIGMKTASLVLLFDLLRPALPVDTNIERVAKRLELFPQRWTAEKVERWFDAVVPREWAQRAAFHVAGVRHGRLTCRPREPRCDRCVLQDLCPSAALLGPSETRGVRSRGERNPVSSEHD; from the coding sequence GTGCCTCCCCGAGCCTCCCGCCCACCGCTGCATGAGCAGACACCGCCGCCTGACTGGCTGCCCGAGGTGATCGCCCGGCTACGGGCGGAGTACCATCCTGACCTGCCCCTGCCGCGTCCGGAACGCCAGGTTCTGGATGCCCTGCTTCGCACGCTGCTGAGTCAGCAGAACACCTCGACTGTGGCCGCACGGCAATTTGCGGCCCTGAAGGCGGCCTACCCTCGCTGGGAGGCGGCGCTGCTGGACGGCCCGGATGGAATCGAGACCGTCCTCCGGGACGCAGGCGGCGGACTGGCGCGGATCAAGGCCGGTTACATTCATGGAATCCTGGCGCACCTGCACGAGCACCTGGGGACCCTTGACCTAGCGGCCACCCGGCAGCTCAATGACCAGGAGGCCCGCAACCTGCTGGAGGGCCTGCCGGGTATAGGCATGAAAACCGCCAGTCTTGTCCTTCTGTTCGATCTGTTGCGACCGGCGCTGCCTGTGGACACGAATATCGAGCGCGTGGCCAAGCGGCTGGAACTCTTTCCTCAGCGCTGGACAGCCGAGAAGGTCGAACGCTGGTTCGATGCTGTGGTGCCGCGCGAGTGGGCACAGCGCGCTGCCTTTCATGTCGCCGGTGTCCGGCACGGCCGCCTGACCTGCCGTCCCCGCGAGCCCCGCTGTGACCGGTGCGTGCTCCAGGACCTGTGCCCTTCAGCGGCCTTGCTCGGCCCTTCGGAGACCAGGGGTGTAAGGTCGCGCGGAGAGCGTAACCCCGTATCTTCGGAGCATGACTGA
- a CDS encoding ATP phosphoribosyltransferase regulatory subunit, with protein MRRVSAPVRAAQNRTASRSAPASSAIPEGTRDVLPPEWAQREHLRARLSALFRGWGYRGVELPSLEYADPSHPQDRRAFKLIDSGGQVLALRSEFTTAIGRLVRLRFPQGPFPLRLQYSGRLWLRTQTSELGRLREFNQVGVELLGVDTPQSDAELLHLAAAALSEVGVSAQLELGFPGFVDAVLEDAGLPEDARDALHDAIDRKSGADLDLLATQAALAPEITRTLHDLTDLYGGPEVLDDAARMARGARAQAAVAHLRAVAAHYGGPLLFDLGVSRRYGYYTGVTFRAYADGLNQPVLGGGRYALEDGLPGAGFAIGLERLTGVLAPLLPPEPEVVLALDLEGALAARAAGFTAELAWTADQAELRAFCAARGIRRWARGTDLFEASAPASGSGA; from the coding sequence ATGCGGCGCGTGAGTGCTCCTGTCCGAGCGGCCCAGAACCGCACCGCTTCCCGAAGCGCCCCGGCCTCCTCCGCCATTCCCGAGGGCACGCGGGACGTCCTGCCGCCCGAGTGGGCCCAGCGTGAGCACCTGCGTGCCCGCCTCTCGGCGCTGTTCCGGGGCTGGGGCTACCGGGGCGTGGAACTGCCTTCTCTGGAGTACGCCGATCCGTCGCACCCGCAGGACCGCCGCGCCTTCAAACTGATCGACTCCGGGGGACAGGTGCTGGCGCTGCGCAGTGAGTTCACCACGGCCATCGGGCGGCTGGTGCGGCTGCGCTTTCCACAGGGACCTTTCCCCCTGCGCCTTCAGTACAGCGGGCGGCTGTGGCTGCGTACCCAGACCAGCGAACTGGGCCGCCTGCGCGAGTTCAATCAGGTCGGTGTGGAACTGCTGGGGGTCGATACGCCGCAGTCCGACGCCGAGCTGCTGCATCTGGCGGCGGCCGCACTGTCCGAAGTTGGCGTGAGTGCCCAGCTGGAACTGGGCTTCCCCGGCTTTGTGGACGCCGTGCTGGAGGACGCCGGGCTGCCCGAGGACGCCCGCGACGCGCTGCACGACGCGATCGACCGCAAGAGTGGCGCCGACCTGGACCTGCTGGCCACCCAAGCGGCCCTGGCTCCCGAAATCACCCGGACCCTGCACGACCTGACCGACCTGTACGGCGGGCCGGAGGTTCTGGACGACGCGGCGCGCATGGCCCGAGGCGCGCGTGCCCAGGCGGCCGTGGCGCATCTGCGGGCGGTCGCTGCCCACTACGGTGGCCCGCTGCTGTTCGACCTGGGCGTCAGCCGGCGCTACGGCTATTACACCGGCGTGACCTTCCGAGCCTACGCTGACGGTCTGAACCAGCCGGTCCTGGGCGGCGGGCGGTACGCGCTGGAAGACGGGCTGCCCGGCGCAGGTTTTGCCATTGGCCTGGAGCGCCTGACCGGCGTGCTGGCCCCGCTGCTGCCCCCCGAGCCGGAAGTGGTGCTGGCCCTCGATCTGGAAGGGGCGCTGGCTGCCCGGGCGGCCGGGTTCACAGCCGAACTGGCCTGGACCGCGGATCAGGCCGAGTTACGGGCCTTCTGCGCTGCGCGTGGCATCCGGCGCTGGGCCCGGGGCACCGACCTGTTCGAGGCCAGCGCCCCTGCCAGCGGGAGCGGCGCATGA